The Cygnus atratus isolate AKBS03 ecotype Queensland, Australia chromosome 7, CAtr_DNAZoo_HiC_assembly, whole genome shotgun sequence genome includes a window with the following:
- the EXOSC1 gene encoding exosome complex component CSL4 isoform X1 has protein sequence MAPPAARYCVPGERLCSAAEAAAGSGTYTRHGSVFSALAGCLRRGGEDGGVPVVSVLRDAEAQLLPDVGAVVTCKVCSINSRFAKVHILYVGSTPLKSTFRGTIRREDIRATEKDKVEVYKSFRPGDIVLAKVISLGDAQSNYLLSTAENELGVVVARSEAGVQMVPISWCEMQCPQTHTKEFRKVARVQPQFLQT, from the exons ATGGCGCCGCCGGCGGCGCGGTACTGCGTGCCGGGGGAGCGGCTGTGCAgcgcggcggaggcggcggcgggcagcggcaCCTACACGCGGCACGGCTCCGTCTTCTCGGCGCTGGCCGGCTGCCTGCGGCGGGGGGGCGAGGACGGCGGG GTGCCCGTGGTGTCGGTGCTGAGGGACGCCGaggcccagctgctgcccgACGTGGGCGCCGTGGTCACCTGCAAG GTTTGCAGCATCAACTCGCGCTTCGCCAAGGTGCACATCCTCTACGTCGGCTCCACGCCGCTCAAATCCACCTTCCGCGGCACCATACG GAGAGAAGATATTCGAGCCACCGAGAAAGATAAG GTAGAAGTTTACAAGAGTTTCCGCCCGGGTGACATAGTCCTGGCCAAAGTC ATCTCCCTGGGGGACGCGCAGTCCAACTACCTGCTGAGCACGGCGGAGAACGAGCTGGGCGTGGTGGTGGCTCGCAGCGAGGCAG GGGTGCAGATGGTGCCCATCAGCTGGTGCGAGATGCAGTGCCCCCAGACGCACACCAAGGAGTTCCGCAAGGTGGCCCGCGTGCAGCCGCAGTTCCTGCAGACCTAG
- the RRP12 gene encoding RRP12-like protein isoform X2, translating to MARCGRLRAGAAAKLRRWRKGHSSDCNPETRRHRLAARSRFCSRPAEKSTLTVDAVKLHDELQSGSLRSGRPQGSAVPLPMEQEEDGEAATERSSGTFLSGLSDCTNVTFSKVQRFWESSSAAHKEICAVLAAVTEVIRSRGGKETETEYFAALMTTLEAVDTPESLAAVAYLLNLVLKRVPSPVLIKKFSDTSKAFVGIVSSQACSGSTSALRWVLSCLATLLRKQDLAAWSYPVTLQVYHGLLSFCVHTKPKVRKAAQYGVCSVLRGSEFMFGDAAPEHHPAAPSTAKFCVQEIEKAGGAKEATTTLHVLTLLRDLLPCFPAAAVKTCCETLLRVMTLSHVLVTACAMQAFYSLFSAHPSTSCLPAELNAQIITALYDYVPSASDLQPLLTWLSTMERAHVNLGRLQKDLCWAHLPRLFSAAMNCFLSPHSQVVSAAAQTLENLLTECVAPHMDELGTVTASAPAPASYLCKMFRSVEDGLTYRFHAAWDEVLQVLEIFFESCGKQCHPVMRKCLQSLCDLRLSPHFPYTAEVDQAVGAAVGAMGPEVLLEAVPLQIDGKEENLDFPRSWLLPVLRDYMQGARLGFFTSYFLPLAATLKSRALEFSQAGKSLESKIYDTLQWQVWSLLPGFCTHPTDVVGAFKGLARTLGMAISERPDLRPTVCQALRTLIHRGCETDAERAEVGRFAKNFLPILFNVYSQPEEDGSSSTQRRSVLDTVRAYLTITDPQMVCGFLQKASEKLTSPESSEFARLSLLDLVVAMAPYADEQSLGSLYSTIQPSLQSKERSMQKKAYRVLEEVCAAPHAPCQAFVRSHLEELQAALLDSLKSAASPAKRPRLKCLFHIVKQLSAEHEPFVTALVPEVILCTKEVSAGACKNAFVLLVEMGNAFIRFGPTPQEAMERFLLLVYAGLTGSVTMISCTVLALTRLFFEFKDHMGLSVVEQLLQNVCLLLGSRTRDVVKAALGFLKVVLLLVDTKLLAKHVQTMLEAVGGLSDDMRRHFRMKLRNLFTKFIRKFGFELVQGLLPAEYHKVLVNIRKAEARSRKQRALRQAAAETEEEEEAPAQPRGDSMEEILADSEDSEEEEEERQRGKARKKQARQKGQAWLKEGEEDEPLNFLDPNVSQRVLATEPAPKRSRKVSHDFQVSEDGRLIIHDEEEEMEDDGAKGADEEVADVLQEVGLRTKKSQKRRFREEADDEEPEAGSYPQYRAGGSGIHRQLGKEPAFGAEYRSKKGKGDVKKKGQLDPYAYIPLNRARLNKRKQAKMQGQFKGLVKGAQRGAKAGRKSRLKNRRP from the exons ATGGCGCGGTGCGGGCGgctgcgggccggggccgccgccaaGCTGCGGCGCTGGCGGAAGGGGCACAGCAGCGACTGCAACCCCGAGACCCGCCGGCACCGCCTGGCCGCCAGGAGCCGCTTCTGCAGCCGGCCCGCCG AGAAGAGCACCCTGACGGTGGACGCGGTGAAGCTGCACGATGAGCTGCAGTCGGGGTCCCTGCGCTCGGGGCGGCCGCAGGGCAGCGCGGTGCCGCTGCccatggagcaggaggaggacgGCGAGGCCGCCACGGAGAGGTCCTCGGGCACCTTCCTGAGCGGGCTGAGCGACTGCACCAACGTCACCTTCAGCAAGGTGCAGCGCTTCTGGGAGTCCAGCTCCGCCGCTCACAAGGAG ATCTGTGCGGTGCTGGCGGCCGTGACGGAGGTGATCCGCTCGCGGGGGGGAAAGGAGACGGAGACGGAGTACTTTGCTGCGCTG ATGACCACGCTGGAGGCAGTGGACACCCCGGAGTCGCTGGCTGCTGTGGCCTACCTGCTCAACCTCGTCCTGAAGCG GGTCCCGAGCCCGGTGCTCATAAAGAAGTTTTCGGATACCTCCAAAGCCTTCGTGGGCATCGTGTCCTCGCAGGCCTGCAGCGGCTCCACCTCTGCCCTGCGATGG GTCCTGTCCTGCCTGGCCACGCTGCTGCGCAAGCAGGACTTGGCAGCCTGGAGCTACCCTGTCACCCTCCAGGTCTATCACGGCTTGCTGAGCTTCTGCGTTCACACCAAGCCCAAG GTTCGGAAAGCAGCTCAGTACGGCGTGTGCTCTGTCCTGAGAGGCAGCGAGTTCATGTTTGGAGATGCAGCCCCTGAGCATCACCCTGCGGCACCCTCCACTGCTAAGTTCTGTGTGCAAGAGATTGAAAAAGCCGGAG GTGCCAAGGAGGCCACCACCACCCTGCACGTCCTGACCCTGCTGCGGGACTTGCTGCCCTGCTTCCCTGCGGCCGCGGTGAAGACCTGCTGCGAGACCCTGCTCAGAGTCATGACCCTCAGCCACGTG CTGGTGACCGCGTGCGCCATGCAGGCCTTCTACAGCCTCTTCAGCgcccaccccagcacctcctgcctgccgGCCGAGCTCAACGCCCAGATCATCACC gcGCTGTACGACTACGTGCCCAGCGCCAGTGACCTGCAGCCGTTGCTCACCTGGCTGTCCACCATGGAGAGGGCGCACGTCAACCTGGGCAG GCTGCAGAAGGACCTGTGCTGGGCTCACCTGCCCCGTCTCTTCTCGGCGGCCATGAATTGCTTCCTGTCCCCGCACTCTCAGGTGGtgtcagctgcagcacagacccTCGAG AACCTCCTGACCGAGTGCGTGGCTCCCCACATGGACGAGCTGGGCACCGTCACTGCgtctgccccagcccctgcctcctaCCTCTGCAAGATGTTCAG GTCGGTGGAGGACGGCCTGACGTATCGTTTCCACGCGGCGTGGGACgaggtgctgcaggtgctggagaTTTTCTTCGAGTCGTGCGGGAAGCAGTGCCACCCCGTCATGAGGAAG TGCCTCCAGTCGCTGTGTGACCTGCGTCTCTCCCCGCACTTCCCCTACACGGCTGAAGTGGACCAGGCGGTGGGGGCCGCCGTGGGTGCCATGGGCCCCGAGGTGCTGCTGGAAGCCGTGCCCCTGCAGATCGACGGCAAGGA GGAGAATCTGGATTTCCCCcgcagctggctgctgcccgTGCTGCGGGACTACATGCAGGGCGCGCGGCTCGGCTTCTTCACCAGCTACTTCCTGCCCTTAGCAGCCACCCTGAAGAGCAGAG CCCTGGAATTTTCCCAGGCTGGGAAGAGCCTGGAGTCCAAGATCTACGACACGCTGCAGTGGCAG GTCTGGAGCCTGCTGCCCGGCTTCTGCACCCACCCCACGGACGTGGTGGGGGCCTTCAAGGGGCTGGCCCGCACCCTGGGCATGGCCATCAGCGAGCGCCCGGACCTCCGCCCCACCGTGTGCCAGGCCCTGCGCACCCTCATCCACCGGGGCTGCGAGACAG ATGCGGAGCGAGCAGAAGTGGGTCGCTTTGCCAAAAACTTCCTGCCCATCCTGTTCAACGTGTACAGCCAGCCCGAGGAGGACGGCAGCAGCAGTACTCAGCGCCGCTCCGTGCTGGACACCGTGCGTGCTTACCTGACCATCACCGACCCGCAG ATGGTGTGCGGGTTCCTGCAGAAAGCCAGCGAGAAGCTGACCAGTCCTGAGAGCTCAGAGTTTGCCAG GCTCTCCCTCCTGGATCTGGTGGTGGCAATGGCACCCTACGCTGACGAGCAGTCGCTGGGCTCCCTGTACAGCACCATCCAGCCTTCCCTCCAG AGCAAGGAGCGCAGCATGCAGAAGAAGGCGTacagggtgctggaggaggtgtGTGCCGCTCCCCATGCCCCCTGCCAGGCCTTCGTCCGCTCGcacctggaggagctgcaggcagcgctgctggaCTCGCTCAAGAGCGCGGCATCCCCGGCCAAGAGG ccccggctgAAGTGCCTGTTCCACATCGTGAAGCAGCTCTCGGCTGAGCACGAGCCCTTCGTCACCGCCTTGGTCCCAGAG GTCATCCTGTGCACCAAGGAGGTGTCGGCGGGGGCCTGCAAGAACGCCTTCGTGCTGCTGGTGGAGATGGGGAACGCCTTCATCCGCTTCGGGCCCACTCCCCAAG AGGCCATGGAGCGGTTCCTGCTCCTGGTGTACGCAGGGCTCACGGGCTCAGTCACCATGATCAGCTGCACCGTGCTGGCGCTCACCCGCCTCTTCTTCGAGTTTAAAG ATCACATGGGGCTGAGCGTggtggagcagctcctgcagaacgtctgcctgctgctgggctcccgCACGCGCGACGTGGTGAAGGCTGCCCTGGGCTTCCTCAAGgtcgtgctgctgctggtcgACACCAAGCTGCTGGCCAAGCACGTCCAGACCATG CTGGAAGCTGTGGGGGGCCTCTCGGATGACATGAGGCGCCACTTCCGCATGAAGCTGCGAAACCTCTTCACCAAGTTCATCCGCAAGTTCGG CTTCGAGCtggtgcaggggctgctgccagccgaGTACCACAAGGTGCTGGTGAACATCCGCAAGGCTGAAGCCCGCAGCCGCAAGCAGCGCGCCCTGAGGCAGGCGGCTGCAGagacggaggaggaggaggaggcacctGCCCAGCCCAGAGGAGACAG CATGGAGGAGATCCTGGCAGACTCAGAGGACtcggaggaggaagaggaggaacgGCAGCGAGGCAAGGCGCGGAAGAAGCAAGCACGGCAGAAGGGGCAGGCATGGCtgaaagaaggggaagaggatgAGCCCCTCAACTTCCTGGACCCCAATGTGTCCCAGCGGGTGCTGG CCACCGAGCCAGCCCCCAAGAGATCCAGAAAAGTGAGCCATGACTTCCAGGTGTCTGAGGACGGGCGCCTGATCATCCAcgatgaggaggaggagatggaggatgATGGAGCGAAAG GTGCGGACGAAGAGGTGGCGGACGTGCTGCAAGAAGTGGGCCTTCGCACT AAGAAGAGCCAGAAGCGTCGGTTCAGAGAGGAGGCAGACGATGAGGAACCAGAGGCCGGGAGCTACCCTCAGTACAGAG CTGGAGGCTCTGGGATCCACCGGCAGCTAGGCAAGGAGCCAGCCTTCGGTGCAGAGTACAGATCCAAG AAAGGCAAAGGCGACGTGAAGAAGAAGGGCCAGCTCGACCCCTATGCCTACATCCCCCTGAACAGGGCCAGGCTCAACAAAAg GAAGCAGGCGAAAATGCAGGGCCAGTTCAAGGGCCTGGTGAAGGGCGCCCAGCGCGGGGCCAAGGCCGGCCGCAAGAGCCGCCTGAAGAACCGGCGCCCCTGA
- the PGAM1 gene encoding phosphoglycerate mutase 1 — protein MAAYRLVLVRHGESAWNLENRFSGWYDADLSPAGQQEARRGGEALRDAGYEFDICFTSVQKRAIRTLWTVLDAIDQMWLPVVRTWRLNERHYGALTGLNKAETAAKHGEAQVKIWRRSYDIPPPPMQSDHPFYSTISKDRRYADLTEDQLPTCESLKDTIARALPFWNEEIVPQIKEGKRVLIAAHGNSLRGIVKHLEGMSEEAIMELNLPTGIPIVYELDKNLKPIKPMQFLGDEETVRKAMEAVAAQGKVKK, from the exons aTGGCGGCGTACCGGCTGGTGCTCGTGCGGCACGGCGAGAGCGCCTGGAACCTGGAGAACCGCTTCAGCGGCTGGTACGACGCCGACCTCAGCCCCGCCGGCCAGCAGGAGGCGAGGCGCGGCGGGGAGGCGCTGCGAG ACGCCGGCTATGAGTTCGACATCTGCTTCACGTCGGTGCAGAAGCGGGCCATCCGCACCCTGTGGACCGTGCTGGACGCCATCGACCAGATGTGGCTGCCCGTGGTGCGGACGTGGCGCCTCAACGAGCGGCACTACGGGGCGCTCACCGGCCTCAACAAGGCCGAGACGGCCGCCAAGCACGGCGAGGCGCAGGTGAAGATCTGGAGGCGCTCCTACGACATCCCCCCGCCGCCCATGCAGTCGGACCACCCCTTCTACAGCACCATCAGCAAG GACCGGCGCTACGCTGACCTGACGGAGGACCAGCTGCCCACGTGCGAGAGCCTGAAGGACACCATCGCCCGGGCTCTGCCCTTCTGGAACGAGGAAATCGTCCCGCAGATCAAAGAGGGCAAGCGAGTCCTCATCGCAGCCCACGGCAACAGCCTGCGGGGGATTGTCAAACACCTGGAAG GCATGTCGGAGGAGGCCATCATGGAGCTGAACCTGCCCACCGGCATCCCGATCGTCTACGAACTGGACAAGAACCTGAAGCCCATCAAGCCCATGCAGTTCCTGGGGGATGAGGAGACGGTGCGCAAGGCCATGGAGGCTGTGGCCGCTCAGGGCAAGGTCAAGAAGTGA
- the RRP12 gene encoding RRP12-like protein isoform X1, which yields MARCGRLRAGAAAKLRRWRKGHSSDCNPETRRHRLAARSRFCSRPAEKSTLTVDAVKLHDELQSGSLRSGRPQGSAVPLPMEQEEDGEAATERSSGTFLSGLSDCTNVTFSKVQRFWESSSAAHKEICAVLAAVTEVIRSRGGKETETEYFAALMTTLEAVDTPESLAAVAYLLNLVLKRVPSPVLIKKFSDTSKAFVGIVSSQACSGSTSALRWVLSCLATLLRKQDLAAWSYPVTLQVYHGLLSFCVHTKPKVRKAAQYGVCSVLRGSEFMFGDAAPEHHPAAPSTAKFCVQEIEKAGGAKEATTTLHVLTLLRDLLPCFPAAAVKTCCETLLRVMTLSHVLVTACAMQAFYSLFSAHPSTSCLPAELNAQIITALYDYVPSASDLQPLLTWLSTMERAHVNLGRLQKDLCWAHLPRLFSAAMNCFLSPHSQVVSAAAQTLENLLTECVAPHMDELGTVTASAPAPASYLCKMFRSVEDGLTYRFHAAWDEVLQVLEIFFESCGKQCHPVMRKCLQSLCDLRLSPHFPYTAEVDQAVGAAVGAMGPEVLLEAVPLQIDGKEENLDFPRSWLLPVLRDYMQGARLGFFTSYFLPLAATLKSRALEFSQAGKSLESKIYDTLQWQVWSLLPGFCTHPTDVVGAFKGLARTLGMAISERPDLRPTVCQALRTLIHRGCETDAERAEVGRFAKNFLPILFNVYSQPEEDGSSSTQRRSVLDTVRAYLTITDPQMVCGFLQKASEKLTSPESSEFARLSLLDLVVAMAPYADEQSLGSLYSTIQPSLQSKERSMQKKAYRVLEEVCAAPHAPCQAFVRSHLEELQAALLDSLKSAASPAKRPRLKCLFHIVKQLSAEHEPFVTALVPEVILCTKEVSAGACKNAFVLLVEMGNAFIRFGPTPQEAMERFLLLVYAGLTGSVTMISCTVLALTRLFFEFKGERGRGAGRGGAGQRAGHGLSPAAVADHMGLSVVEQLLQNVCLLLGSRTRDVVKAALGFLKVVLLLVDTKLLAKHVQTMLEAVGGLSDDMRRHFRMKLRNLFTKFIRKFGFELVQGLLPAEYHKVLVNIRKAEARSRKQRALRQAAAETEEEEEAPAQPRGDSMEEILADSEDSEEEEEERQRGKARKKQARQKGQAWLKEGEEDEPLNFLDPNVSQRVLATEPAPKRSRKVSHDFQVSEDGRLIIHDEEEEMEDDGAKGADEEVADVLQEVGLRTKKSQKRRFREEADDEEPEAGSYPQYRAGGSGIHRQLGKEPAFGAEYRSKKGKGDVKKKGQLDPYAYIPLNRARLNKRKQAKMQGQFKGLVKGAQRGAKAGRKSRLKNRRP from the exons ATGGCGCGGTGCGGGCGgctgcgggccggggccgccgccaaGCTGCGGCGCTGGCGGAAGGGGCACAGCAGCGACTGCAACCCCGAGACCCGCCGGCACCGCCTGGCCGCCAGGAGCCGCTTCTGCAGCCGGCCCGCCG AGAAGAGCACCCTGACGGTGGACGCGGTGAAGCTGCACGATGAGCTGCAGTCGGGGTCCCTGCGCTCGGGGCGGCCGCAGGGCAGCGCGGTGCCGCTGCccatggagcaggaggaggacgGCGAGGCCGCCACGGAGAGGTCCTCGGGCACCTTCCTGAGCGGGCTGAGCGACTGCACCAACGTCACCTTCAGCAAGGTGCAGCGCTTCTGGGAGTCCAGCTCCGCCGCTCACAAGGAG ATCTGTGCGGTGCTGGCGGCCGTGACGGAGGTGATCCGCTCGCGGGGGGGAAAGGAGACGGAGACGGAGTACTTTGCTGCGCTG ATGACCACGCTGGAGGCAGTGGACACCCCGGAGTCGCTGGCTGCTGTGGCCTACCTGCTCAACCTCGTCCTGAAGCG GGTCCCGAGCCCGGTGCTCATAAAGAAGTTTTCGGATACCTCCAAAGCCTTCGTGGGCATCGTGTCCTCGCAGGCCTGCAGCGGCTCCACCTCTGCCCTGCGATGG GTCCTGTCCTGCCTGGCCACGCTGCTGCGCAAGCAGGACTTGGCAGCCTGGAGCTACCCTGTCACCCTCCAGGTCTATCACGGCTTGCTGAGCTTCTGCGTTCACACCAAGCCCAAG GTTCGGAAAGCAGCTCAGTACGGCGTGTGCTCTGTCCTGAGAGGCAGCGAGTTCATGTTTGGAGATGCAGCCCCTGAGCATCACCCTGCGGCACCCTCCACTGCTAAGTTCTGTGTGCAAGAGATTGAAAAAGCCGGAG GTGCCAAGGAGGCCACCACCACCCTGCACGTCCTGACCCTGCTGCGGGACTTGCTGCCCTGCTTCCCTGCGGCCGCGGTGAAGACCTGCTGCGAGACCCTGCTCAGAGTCATGACCCTCAGCCACGTG CTGGTGACCGCGTGCGCCATGCAGGCCTTCTACAGCCTCTTCAGCgcccaccccagcacctcctgcctgccgGCCGAGCTCAACGCCCAGATCATCACC gcGCTGTACGACTACGTGCCCAGCGCCAGTGACCTGCAGCCGTTGCTCACCTGGCTGTCCACCATGGAGAGGGCGCACGTCAACCTGGGCAG GCTGCAGAAGGACCTGTGCTGGGCTCACCTGCCCCGTCTCTTCTCGGCGGCCATGAATTGCTTCCTGTCCCCGCACTCTCAGGTGGtgtcagctgcagcacagacccTCGAG AACCTCCTGACCGAGTGCGTGGCTCCCCACATGGACGAGCTGGGCACCGTCACTGCgtctgccccagcccctgcctcctaCCTCTGCAAGATGTTCAG GTCGGTGGAGGACGGCCTGACGTATCGTTTCCACGCGGCGTGGGACgaggtgctgcaggtgctggagaTTTTCTTCGAGTCGTGCGGGAAGCAGTGCCACCCCGTCATGAGGAAG TGCCTCCAGTCGCTGTGTGACCTGCGTCTCTCCCCGCACTTCCCCTACACGGCTGAAGTGGACCAGGCGGTGGGGGCCGCCGTGGGTGCCATGGGCCCCGAGGTGCTGCTGGAAGCCGTGCCCCTGCAGATCGACGGCAAGGA GGAGAATCTGGATTTCCCCcgcagctggctgctgcccgTGCTGCGGGACTACATGCAGGGCGCGCGGCTCGGCTTCTTCACCAGCTACTTCCTGCCCTTAGCAGCCACCCTGAAGAGCAGAG CCCTGGAATTTTCCCAGGCTGGGAAGAGCCTGGAGTCCAAGATCTACGACACGCTGCAGTGGCAG GTCTGGAGCCTGCTGCCCGGCTTCTGCACCCACCCCACGGACGTGGTGGGGGCCTTCAAGGGGCTGGCCCGCACCCTGGGCATGGCCATCAGCGAGCGCCCGGACCTCCGCCCCACCGTGTGCCAGGCCCTGCGCACCCTCATCCACCGGGGCTGCGAGACAG ATGCGGAGCGAGCAGAAGTGGGTCGCTTTGCCAAAAACTTCCTGCCCATCCTGTTCAACGTGTACAGCCAGCCCGAGGAGGACGGCAGCAGCAGTACTCAGCGCCGCTCCGTGCTGGACACCGTGCGTGCTTACCTGACCATCACCGACCCGCAG ATGGTGTGCGGGTTCCTGCAGAAAGCCAGCGAGAAGCTGACCAGTCCTGAGAGCTCAGAGTTTGCCAG GCTCTCCCTCCTGGATCTGGTGGTGGCAATGGCACCCTACGCTGACGAGCAGTCGCTGGGCTCCCTGTACAGCACCATCCAGCCTTCCCTCCAG AGCAAGGAGCGCAGCATGCAGAAGAAGGCGTacagggtgctggaggaggtgtGTGCCGCTCCCCATGCCCCCTGCCAGGCCTTCGTCCGCTCGcacctggaggagctgcaggcagcgctgctggaCTCGCTCAAGAGCGCGGCATCCCCGGCCAAGAGG ccccggctgAAGTGCCTGTTCCACATCGTGAAGCAGCTCTCGGCTGAGCACGAGCCCTTCGTCACCGCCTTGGTCCCAGAG GTCATCCTGTGCACCAAGGAGGTGTCGGCGGGGGCCTGCAAGAACGCCTTCGTGCTGCTGGTGGAGATGGGGAACGCCTTCATCCGCTTCGGGCCCACTCCCCAAG AGGCCATGGAGCGGTTCCTGCTCCTGGTGTACGCAGGGCTCACGGGCTCAGTCACCATGATCAGCTGCACCGTGCTGGCGCTCACCCGCCTCTTCTTCGAGTTTAAAGGTGAGCGGGGACGGGGtgcggggcgcggcggggccgggcagcgggcCGGGCAcgggctgagccctgctgcgGTCGCAGATCACATGGGGCTGAGCGTggtggagcagctcctgcagaacgtctgcctgctgctgggctcccgCACGCGCGACGTGGTGAAGGCTGCCCTGGGCTTCCTCAAGgtcgtgctgctgctggtcgACACCAAGCTGCTGGCCAAGCACGTCCAGACCATG CTGGAAGCTGTGGGGGGCCTCTCGGATGACATGAGGCGCCACTTCCGCATGAAGCTGCGAAACCTCTTCACCAAGTTCATCCGCAAGTTCGG CTTCGAGCtggtgcaggggctgctgccagccgaGTACCACAAGGTGCTGGTGAACATCCGCAAGGCTGAAGCCCGCAGCCGCAAGCAGCGCGCCCTGAGGCAGGCGGCTGCAGagacggaggaggaggaggaggcacctGCCCAGCCCAGAGGAGACAG CATGGAGGAGATCCTGGCAGACTCAGAGGACtcggaggaggaagaggaggaacgGCAGCGAGGCAAGGCGCGGAAGAAGCAAGCACGGCAGAAGGGGCAGGCATGGCtgaaagaaggggaagaggatgAGCCCCTCAACTTCCTGGACCCCAATGTGTCCCAGCGGGTGCTGG CCACCGAGCCAGCCCCCAAGAGATCCAGAAAAGTGAGCCATGACTTCCAGGTGTCTGAGGACGGGCGCCTGATCATCCAcgatgaggaggaggagatggaggatgATGGAGCGAAAG GTGCGGACGAAGAGGTGGCGGACGTGCTGCAAGAAGTGGGCCTTCGCACT AAGAAGAGCCAGAAGCGTCGGTTCAGAGAGGAGGCAGACGATGAGGAACCAGAGGCCGGGAGCTACCCTCAGTACAGAG CTGGAGGCTCTGGGATCCACCGGCAGCTAGGCAAGGAGCCAGCCTTCGGTGCAGAGTACAGATCCAAG AAAGGCAAAGGCGACGTGAAGAAGAAGGGCCAGCTCGACCCCTATGCCTACATCCCCCTGAACAGGGCCAGGCTCAACAAAAg GAAGCAGGCGAAAATGCAGGGCCAGTTCAAGGGCCTGGTGAAGGGCGCCCAGCGCGGGGCCAAGGCCGGCCGCAAGAGCCGCCTGAAGAACCGGCGCCCCTGA
- the EXOSC1 gene encoding exosome complex component CSL4 isoform X2 has translation MAPPAARYCVPGERLCSAAEAAAGSGTYTRHGSVFSALAGCLRRGGEDGGVCSINSRFAKVHILYVGSTPLKSTFRGTIRREDIRATEKDKVEVYKSFRPGDIVLAKVISLGDAQSNYLLSTAENELGVVVARSEAGVQMVPISWCEMQCPQTHTKEFRKVARVQPQFLQT, from the exons ATGGCGCCGCCGGCGGCGCGGTACTGCGTGCCGGGGGAGCGGCTGTGCAgcgcggcggaggcggcggcgggcagcggcaCCTACACGCGGCACGGCTCCGTCTTCTCGGCGCTGGCCGGCTGCCTGCGGCGGGGGGGCGAGGACGGCGGG GTTTGCAGCATCAACTCGCGCTTCGCCAAGGTGCACATCCTCTACGTCGGCTCCACGCCGCTCAAATCCACCTTCCGCGGCACCATACG GAGAGAAGATATTCGAGCCACCGAGAAAGATAAG GTAGAAGTTTACAAGAGTTTCCGCCCGGGTGACATAGTCCTGGCCAAAGTC ATCTCCCTGGGGGACGCGCAGTCCAACTACCTGCTGAGCACGGCGGAGAACGAGCTGGGCGTGGTGGTGGCTCGCAGCGAGGCAG GGGTGCAGATGGTGCCCATCAGCTGGTGCGAGATGCAGTGCCCCCAGACGCACACCAAGGAGTTCCGCAAGGTGGCCCGCGTGCAGCCGCAGTTCCTGCAGACCTAG